A genomic window from Ruminiclostridium cellulolyticum H10 includes:
- a CDS encoding IS66-like element ISCce5 family transposase, with amino-acid sequence MQKIDITGLSPNQIEYVSSLEKTVENQQVRIEQLTELLIKSQKALYGQSSEKRRYVFDEDSGQLSLFNEAEVEAGNKAEEPTVQTIVAAHTRKPKRTKEELAETVPVVEVVCDLDKDKRTCNICNTDLRYLGKEYVRDELEIIPAQVRILRYIRLNYVCKECEKETCEANIVKAPVPKPVMKRSLASASTVAYVMYQKYANGMPLYRQEKDWANQGVKLSRATLANWIIRPSHEWLEPMYDAIKKNLVTEPLIHADETVLQVLKEPGRRATTESRMWVYTSGQSLTPAVLFEYQPTRSGQHARRFLEGFSGYLQTDGYSGYNAVPNVIHCGCWAHLQRKFEEAIPNGADNKSSKAAIGYDYCNRLFAMEKKWIELSSENRHQERRKNAKPLLDEFWQWVSHLNPLQNSNLGKAVTYALNQKETLINFMLDGCIEISNNRAENAIRPYVTGRKNWLFADTTRGAKASAIVYSMIESAKANQLNPYMYLVYLLSKLPDLKELTQKSLTPYLPWSPELPCWCHKDSNKAPQD; translated from the coding sequence ATGCAAAAGATTGATATTACAGGGCTTTCGCCCAATCAAATTGAATATGTTTCCTCTTTGGAAAAAACAGTAGAAAACCAGCAAGTTCGTATTGAACAACTTACTGAGCTTCTTATTAAATCTCAAAAAGCTTTATATGGTCAATCCAGCGAAAAGCGGCGTTATGTTTTTGATGAAGACAGCGGTCAGCTTTCCTTATTCAATGAGGCAGAGGTCGAAGCTGGCAACAAGGCAGAAGAACCGACCGTGCAGACAATTGTGGCAGCACATACCAGAAAACCCAAGCGAACCAAGGAAGAACTGGCAGAAACGGTACCAGTGGTGGAAGTCGTTTGTGATCTGGATAAAGATAAACGCACCTGTAACATTTGCAACACTGATCTGAGATATCTCGGAAAGGAATATGTCCGGGACGAACTGGAGATTATCCCTGCCCAGGTACGCATATTGAGATATATTCGTTTAAATTATGTATGCAAGGAATGTGAGAAGGAGACCTGCGAAGCCAATATTGTTAAAGCTCCTGTCCCAAAACCTGTTATGAAGCGCAGCCTTGCTTCTGCCTCAACCGTAGCTTATGTAATGTATCAAAAATATGCAAATGGAATGCCTTTATACCGACAGGAAAAAGACTGGGCGAACCAAGGAGTGAAACTCTCCAGAGCTACTCTGGCCAATTGGATTATACGTCCAAGTCATGAATGGCTTGAACCAATGTATGATGCTATTAAGAAAAATCTGGTGACCGAACCGTTGATACATGCGGACGAAACCGTCCTGCAGGTATTGAAAGAACCGGGACGGAGAGCAACCACCGAATCTCGAATGTGGGTCTACACTTCCGGTCAAAGTCTGACTCCGGCGGTTTTGTTTGAATACCAGCCGACACGATCCGGTCAGCATGCCAGACGGTTTCTGGAAGGGTTTTCGGGTTATCTTCAAACAGATGGCTATAGTGGTTACAATGCAGTACCTAATGTCATACATTGTGGATGTTGGGCTCATTTACAGCGTAAATTTGAAGAAGCAATTCCTAATGGAGCAGATAACAAAAGCTCCAAGGCGGCTATTGGATATGATTACTGTAACCGCTTATTTGCCATGGAAAAGAAATGGATAGAATTATCCTCTGAAAATCGGCACCAAGAACGGCGAAAAAATGCAAAACCTCTTCTTGATGAGTTCTGGCAATGGGTATCGCATTTAAATCCTCTCCAAAACTCAAATCTGGGAAAAGCAGTTACCTATGCGTTGAATCAAAAGGAAACTCTGATTAATTTTATGCTGGATGGGTGCATCGAAATTTCCAATAACCGTGCTGAAAATGCCATCAGGCCTTATGTCACAGGTCGGAAGAACTGGCTCTTTGCCGACACGACCCGTGGAGCCAAAGCCAGTGCCATTGTATACAGTATGATCGAATCAGCTAAAGCAAATCAACTCAATCCATATATGTATTTGGTGTATCTACTGTCAAAATTACCGGACTTGAAAGAATTAACGCAGAAATCTCTGACACCTTATCTGCCATGGTCACCCGAATTGCCATGCTGGTGTCATAAAGATTCAAACAAGGCACCCCAAGATTAA